A stretch of Mya arenaria isolate MELC-2E11 chromosome 14, ASM2691426v1 DNA encodes these proteins:
- the LOC128216757 gene encoding ankycorbin-like, with protein MGLAASRQEEFWEACGFGHVGRAKQLLAEGDIDVNWVSYTNDCSPIHVASQGKPDIVQLLLENKCDVNVKDARGNLAIHHAAMKGHADIVKTLIDAGSEIDAQEKNGWTALHNAAYWCHPDVVNVLIKNGCDVHKQNKDERTALHECARSQQKNAVQLGEIAGSLIKAGCNVNSKSSDWGEADLTGLMYAAFHNHPEVAMALIDAGCELNAVGGTFWTALHWAADRDNDELVYILLDAGINPTIRDMRGETALERARSDQMKDILKTAIDIHKEMNVVNTTPILQTLKAVSKPASTYKPACDANFKSKSFLPADWKPVSNANVKNLINEKKSKLAAMTSQKYRTELARRTGTNVIEDQKITDKSGDSIGKSGDSGTNVIEDKQQADGTGDKKGVDDIVKKIEGTDVNDDLEKDLKMKRSKDEKGVDDIVLERAGENDGESDTQSNEASEDIATRSDGKERTNDAQQDNVEVYVTTKTLYSETGTVENDETKFTEQKIDTGLASNNICSSDETKPEVETDVTTLEVNVTDLVESDNVCNAKDVLCGSNS; from the exons ATGGGTCTAGCAGCTTCCCGCCAGGAAGAGTTTTGGGAGGCATGTGGATTTGGACATGTGGGCCGAGCAAAACAGCTGCTGGCTGAGGGAGACATAGATGTAAACTGGGTCTCATACACC AACGATTGCTCGCCAATCCATGTAGCATCCCAGGGCAAGCCAGATATTGTGCAGCTCCTacttgaaaacaaatgtgatgTCAATGTCAAGGATGCT AGAGGTAATCTAGCCATCCACCATGCTGCCATGAAGGGCCATGCAGATATTGTCAAGACTCTAATTGACGCTGGCTCAGAGATTGATGCACAAGAAAag AATGGTTGGACTGCCCTGCACAATGCAGCATATTGGTGTCACCCAGATGTTGTTAATGTCCTGATCAAAAATGGCTGTGAtgtacacaaacaaaacaag GATGAGCGTACAGCCCTGCATGAGTGTGCGAGGTCACAACAGAAGAATGCCGTCCAACTGGGAGAGATAGCAGGCTCTCTGATCAAGGCCGGGTGTAATGTGAACAGCAAGAGCAGTGACTGGGGGGAG GCCGACCTGACGGGGCTGATGTATGCTGCGTTCCATAATCATCCTGAGGTTGCCATGGCCCTCATTGATGCTGGCTGTGAACTCAACGCTGTTGGCGGT aCGTTCTGGACAGCACTCCACTGGGCGGCTGACAGAGACAATGATGAGCTTGTGTACATTCTCCTGGATGCAGGGATAAATCCAACTATCAGGGATATG agaGGTGAGACAGCTCTGGAGAGGGCCAGGTCTGACCAGATGAAAGATATACTCAAGACAGCCATCGACATTCACAAAGAGATGAATGTGGTCAACACCACCCCTATACTACAGACACTCAAAGCTGTCTCCAAGCCAGCGTCAACTTACAAACCTGCCTGTGATGCCAACTTTAAG TCCAAATCTTTCTTGCCTGCTGACTGGAAACCAGTGAGCAATGCAAATGTGAAAAATCTGATCAATGAAAAGAAGTCGAAGCTAGCAGCCATGACTTCCCAGAAATATCGGACTGAACTAGCCCGGAGAACGGGAACCAATGTCATAGAAGATCAGAAAATAACTGACAAAAGTGGGGATAGTATCGGAAAAAGTGGAGACTCAGGTACTAATGTTATAGAGGACAAGCAACAAGCTGACGGAACCGGAGATAAGAAAGGGGTTGATGACATTGTAAAGAAAATTGAGGGCACAGATGTAAATGATGATTTGGAGAAAGATCTAAAAATGAAAAGGTCTAAAGACGAGAAAGGGGTTGATGACATTGTATTGGAAAGGGCTGGTGAAAATGATGGTGAATCTGATACACAAAGTAATGAAGCAAGTGAAGATATCGCAACTAGATCTGATGGTAAAGAAAGGACAAATGATGCTCAGCAAGATAATGTTGAGGTTTATGTTACTACTAAGACACTTTATAGTGAAACAGGAACAGTAGAAAATGATGAGACAAAGTTTACAGAACAAAAAATAGACACTGGTCTTGCCTCcaataatatttgttcaagtgATGAAACAAAACCTGAAGTGGAAACAGACGTTACAACGCTTGAGGTCAACGTAACTGATCTTGTAGAATCTGATAATGTTTGTAATGCGAAAGATGTGCTTTGTGGTTCAAACTCTTGA
- the LOC128216952 gene encoding sarcoplasmic calcium-binding proteins II, V, VI, and VII-like, translated as MSSMELSPFQKEKLQYYFNFFVFSDSDGNGSLELSDLNGFMQEIYSFTGWDPDSQKARECYEVHECFFATLMEKADKGANHINLNKWYRLWEQLIPGCTTMSNFPIWLILLPKSLFRIIDKNEDGKIDHKELANFYVQFVGIAQGNVDDLVDYAMEQMTDYGRYPLTLASYNQIFANFLIGRTPYGPGRFIFGCFEHMVQRTGYTLIQGPPENIQDPLAEFKKLQIAQHSPSTPNSIVKVKFFRAA; from the exons ATGTCTTCAATGGAGCTGAGCCCGTTCCAGAAAGAAAAACTCCAGTATTACTTCAACTTCtttg tattttcagatTCTGATGGTAATGGCTCGCTGGAACTGAGCGATCTGAACGGGTTCATGCAGGAAA TCTACTCGTTCACTGGTTGGGATCCGGACTCGCAGAAGGCCCGCGAATGTTACGAGGTGCACGAGTGTTTCTTCGCCACGCTCATGGAGAAGGCCGACAAGGGAGCCA ATCATATCAACCTGAATAAGTGGTACCGGCTGTGGGAGCAGCTGATCCCCGGATGTACTACCATGTCCAACTTTCCCATCTGGCTCATTCTCCTTCCCAAGTCACTCTTCCGTATCATTGACAAGAATG AGGATGGCAAGATCGATCACAAAGAGCTGGCTAACTTCTACGTCCAGTTTGTCGGCATCGCGCAAGGGAACGTCGATGACCTCGTCGATTACGCCATGGAGCAGATGACAGAC TACGGGCGGTACCCACTGACTCTCGCCAGCTACAATCAGATCTTTGCCAACTTCCTGATCGGACGTACTCCCTACGGTCCGGGGAGGTTTATTTTCGGCTGTTTCGAGCACATGGTCCAGCGTACTGGGTACACACTGATACAGGGGCCGCCCGAGAACATTCAAG ATCCCCTGGCGGAATTTAAAAAGCTACAGATTGCCCAGCACTCTCCAAGTACTCCCAACTCCATTGTGAAGGTGAAGTTCTTCCGGGCCGCGTGA